One stretch of Streptomyces zhihengii DNA includes these proteins:
- a CDS encoding Acg family FMN-binding oxidoreductase: MVAGSPTTAVVTSWVRDAAAAPSMHNAQPWLFRYESEGGLLTLRMDPTRTMPITDPSTRGLHLGCGAALFNLRVAAAHAGWEARVRARPEKVAPEVLALVTFEPVAERDAVAGLHRAIALRRTSRTPFSGETVPEPVLEGLRGAATAEGARLDFADDWRVQELLDAVWDAEQSERFAPGVREEIARWTAGREGTEFEGIPSSSLGPRRYDGRAPVRTFPGHDARRDREGAVFEWAPCLAVLGSRRDRPHDWLAAGQAMERVLLQATLDGLSTSLNSQALEWPELRWLMRDPRSATAYPQMLLRFGYGPAVPATPRRPVEEILTVE, encoded by the coding sequence ATGGTTGCCGGTTCGCCCACCACGGCCGTCGTCACTTCGTGGGTGCGGGACGCCGCGGCGGCTCCCTCCATGCACAATGCCCAGCCCTGGCTGTTCCGTTACGAGAGCGAGGGCGGACTGCTCACGCTGCGGATGGATCCCACCCGGACCATGCCGATCACCGACCCCTCGACCCGCGGACTGCATCTCGGCTGCGGTGCGGCCCTGTTCAATCTGCGTGTCGCCGCGGCGCACGCGGGGTGGGAGGCGCGCGTCCGGGCCCGGCCGGAGAAGGTCGCCCCGGAAGTTCTGGCGCTGGTGACCTTCGAGCCGGTCGCGGAACGGGACGCCGTCGCCGGCCTCCATCGCGCCATCGCGCTCCGACGCACGAGCAGGACCCCCTTCAGCGGTGAGACGGTTCCCGAGCCGGTGCTGGAAGGACTGCGCGGCGCGGCCACGGCCGAGGGCGCTCGACTGGACTTCGCGGACGACTGGCGTGTGCAGGAACTCCTGGACGCCGTGTGGGACGCGGAGCAGTCCGAACGCTTCGCGCCGGGCGTGCGCGAGGAGATCGCGCGCTGGACGGCCGGGCGCGAGGGCACGGAGTTCGAGGGCATCCCCTCCTCGTCTCTCGGGCCGCGCCGCTACGACGGCCGGGCCCCGGTGCGGACCTTCCCCGGCCACGACGCCCGCCGGGACCGCGAGGGCGCGGTGTTCGAGTGGGCCCCGTGCCTGGCCGTGCTCGGCAGTCGCCGGGACCGTCCCCATGACTGGCTCGCGGCGGGGCAGGCCATGGAGCGTGTGCTCCTGCAGGCGACCTTGGACGGCCTGTCGACCTCGCTCAACTCGCAGGCACTCGAATGGCCCGAGCTGCGCTGGCTGATGCGCGATCCGCGGTCCGCGACGGCGTACCCCCAGATGCTGCTCCGGTTCGGATACGGTCCCGCCGTGCCCGCCACCCCGCGCAGGCCGGTGGAGGAGATTCTCACCGTCGAGTGA
- a CDS encoding universal stress protein, with protein sequence MTHTVTAGIDGSRESLAAAAWAADEAVIRDLPLRLIHVGSDRAGPLTRHIEPEARRRRALGLLDDAAQYVRSGRAGLRVETVLLSGEPVEQLCAAGEDADLLVLGSRGLGSLTGFVTGSVSLAVLAHIRRPVVLVRAQPSQEAAEAVSPGDEVVVGLDLPADGDVLAHAFAHADRHGSGLRVVHSWQLPPLYGPDTTGVINVLMDEIGAEARGGVQEALAPWTEKYPGVAVETRCRHGLAADDLVEASGNAALVVVGLRRRATTWGVHIGPVVHAVVHHTAAPVAIVPHD encoded by the coding sequence ATGACGCACACCGTCACCGCCGGCATCGACGGGTCACGTGAGAGTCTGGCGGCGGCCGCGTGGGCCGCCGACGAGGCCGTGATCCGCGACCTTCCTCTGCGACTGATCCACGTCGGAAGCGACCGGGCCGGGCCGCTCACCCGCCACATCGAGCCCGAGGCACGGCGCCGACGGGCGCTCGGTCTGCTCGACGACGCCGCACAGTACGTACGGTCCGGGCGGGCGGGACTGCGAGTGGAGACCGTTCTCCTGTCGGGCGAACCGGTCGAGCAACTGTGCGCGGCAGGTGAGGACGCGGACCTGCTGGTCCTGGGGTCACGAGGCCTGGGCAGCCTCACCGGTTTCGTCACGGGCTCGGTCTCCCTCGCGGTCCTCGCGCACATCCGGCGTCCCGTCGTCCTCGTCAGGGCCCAGCCGTCGCAGGAAGCCGCGGAGGCGGTGTCCCCAGGTGACGAGGTCGTGGTGGGACTCGACCTCCCGGCCGACGGAGACGTGCTGGCCCATGCCTTCGCCCACGCCGACCGCCACGGCAGCGGCCTGCGTGTGGTGCACTCCTGGCAGTTGCCACCGCTGTACGGGCCGGACACCACCGGTGTCATCAACGTCCTGATGGACGAGATCGGCGCCGAGGCCCGCGGCGGTGTACAGGAGGCGCTGGCGCCCTGGACCGAGAAGTATCCCGGCGTGGCGGTCGAGACCAGGTGCCGTCACGGCCTGGCGGCGGACGATCTCGTCGAGGCGTCCGGGAACGCGGCACTCGTCGTCGTCGGCCTCCGGCGCCGCGCCACCACCTGGGGCGTGCACATCGGCCCGGTCGTCCACGCCGTGGTCCACCACACCGCCGCCCCCGTCGCGATCGTGCCCCACGACTGA
- a CDS encoding universal stress protein, which produces MKVTGTRTDILVGIDPRDISVPVLAWAADEAERRNAPLRLVVSVPPLHDTQHVDSEPQHMTLASRGTAALARAAETVRALHPDLTVTTGLLDGMPAPMLCRQAAESGQLVVLGSRRLSRPEEWLSASSVAVPVSAQADCPVVVVREPEHTAADPGRLVLGVDGSPASRAAAAFAFDEARLRKATVHALWVWRPPVVALHGEDAAVEKRRALLATTLAGLPDAYPDVDLVQEVRRGHPVEELSEAARDALAVVVGRRGRGGYSGMRLGSVVHGLLHRAECPVITVPTAGG; this is translated from the coding sequence ATGAAGGTCACCGGAACCCGCACCGACATCCTCGTCGGCATCGACCCACGCGACATCTCCGTGCCGGTCCTCGCCTGGGCGGCCGACGAGGCGGAGCGCAGAAACGCTCCGCTGCGGCTCGTGGTGTCCGTACCGCCCCTGCACGACACCCAGCACGTCGACTCCGAGCCGCAGCACATGACGCTCGCATCGCGAGGCACGGCGGCACTGGCACGGGCAGCGGAAACGGTGCGCGCCCTGCACCCGGACCTGACCGTCACCACCGGACTGCTCGACGGCATGCCCGCCCCCATGCTCTGCCGACAGGCGGCCGAATCGGGGCAGCTCGTCGTGCTGGGCTCCCGACGGCTCAGCCGGCCGGAGGAGTGGCTCAGCGCGAGCTCGGTGGCCGTCCCGGTCAGCGCACAGGCCGACTGCCCCGTGGTCGTCGTACGGGAACCCGAGCACACGGCAGCGGACCCCGGCCGTCTGGTCCTCGGCGTCGACGGCAGCCCGGCGTCCCGTGCGGCGGCCGCGTTCGCCTTCGACGAGGCCCGCCTGCGGAAGGCCACGGTGCACGCGCTGTGGGTGTGGCGGCCGCCGGTCGTCGCCCTGCACGGCGAGGACGCCGCCGTGGAGAAGCGGCGGGCCCTGCTCGCGACCACGCTGGCCGGACTGCCGGACGCCTACCCCGACGTCGACCTCGTGCAGGAGGTCCGCCGCGGCCACCCCGTCGAGGAGTTGAGCGAAGCCGCGCGCGACGCCCTGGCGGTCGTCGTCGGACGCCGGGGCCGGGGAGGCTACTCCGGCATGCGCCTCGGGTCGGTCGTCCACGGCCTGCTGCACCGGGCCGAGTGCCCGGTGATCACCGTGCCGACAGCGGGAGGGTGA
- a CDS encoding universal stress protein, whose translation MRNVPAGPVLGAVVVGVDGSAQARAAALWAAGEADRRRTELRIVYAVDLERITRAASPRTIDEIYRAGHDLLRDTVEVVRARYPDLAVERELSRRDCVPALYETAGPHDTIVVGNRGLGGFGTLMLGSVGLDVLAHARRPVVIVRGESAGRVEAVVVAAVRDAGDADWLRFAAREAELRDASLKLLSVWNPLSRVGIAVTMLDDMNEMARGAERHVEALAGGLREEFTGLPVAVEIGGGMSAAGTLVEATGQADLLVLGGRRRPLGFGPTLGRVAHAVLHHADCPVLIVPRESARGEEER comes from the coding sequence ATGCGCAACGTTCCCGCAGGCCCGGTGCTCGGAGCGGTCGTCGTCGGTGTCGACGGCTCCGCGCAGGCCAGGGCCGCCGCCCTGTGGGCCGCCGGCGAGGCGGACCGGCGGCGCACGGAACTGCGGATCGTGTACGCGGTCGATCTCGAACGCATCACCCGGGCGGCTTCGCCACGGACCATCGACGAGATCTACCGGGCGGGCCATGATCTGCTCAGGGACACGGTCGAGGTGGTGCGGGCCAGGTATCCCGATCTCGCCGTCGAACGGGAACTGAGCCGCCGGGACTGCGTGCCCGCCCTGTACGAGACCGCCGGTCCGCACGACACCATCGTGGTCGGCAACCGCGGACTCGGCGGGTTCGGCACCCTGATGCTCGGTTCGGTCGGTCTGGACGTCCTGGCGCACGCGCGGCGGCCCGTCGTGATCGTCAGGGGAGAGTCCGCCGGCCGCGTGGAGGCGGTCGTCGTGGCCGCGGTGCGGGACGCGGGCGACGCCGACTGGCTGCGCTTCGCGGCCCGGGAGGCGGAACTGCGCGATGCCTCGTTGAAGCTGCTCAGCGTCTGGAACCCGCTGTCCCGCGTCGGCATCGCCGTCACCATGCTCGACGACATGAACGAGATGGCCCGGGGCGCGGAACGGCATGTCGAAGCGCTCGCCGGCGGTCTGCGCGAGGAGTTCACCGGACTTCCGGTGGCGGTGGAGATCGGCGGCGGCATGTCGGCCGCGGGCACCCTGGTCGAGGCGACCGGGCAGGCGGATCTGCTGGTGCTCGGCGGCAGGCGGCGGCCCCTGGGGTTCGGTCCGACGCTCGGCAGGGTGGCGCACGCGGTGCTCCATCACGCGGACTGCCCGGTCCTGATCGTGCCCCGTGAGAGCGCCCGCGGCGAGGAGGAGCGATGA
- a CDS encoding DUF4389 domain-containing protein, whose protein sequence is MTMPAPPQQPVTVRAVLDEPLSRWLWLVKWILVIPHWIVLAFLWAGFLVTSVVAFFAILFTERYPRPLFDFNLGVLRWTWRVSYYSYGALATDRYPPFSLGEVPDYSATLYVAYPERLSRGLVLIKWWLLALPHYILIGFFLGGVHAGVWSAGLLTVSAVFAAVALAFTGTYPRDIHALVAGLNRWVLRVAAYAALMTDTYPPFRLDLGGSEPSAD, encoded by the coding sequence ATGACCATGCCGGCACCGCCCCAGCAGCCCGTCACGGTCCGTGCCGTCCTGGACGAGCCGCTCTCGCGATGGCTGTGGCTGGTGAAGTGGATCCTGGTGATTCCGCACTGGATCGTCCTGGCCTTCCTGTGGGCCGGCTTCCTGGTGACCTCCGTGGTGGCCTTCTTCGCGATCCTCTTCACCGAGCGCTACCCACGCCCTCTGTTCGACTTCAATCTCGGCGTCCTGCGCTGGACCTGGCGGGTGTCCTACTACTCGTACGGCGCCCTTGCCACCGACCGGTACCCGCCGTTCTCCCTCGGCGAGGTGCCGGACTACAGCGCGACCCTGTACGTCGCCTACCCGGAGCGGCTTTCCCGCGGACTCGTCCTGATCAAGTGGTGGCTGCTCGCCCTCCCGCACTACATCCTGATCGGCTTCTTCCTGGGCGGGGTCCACGCCGGGGTGTGGTCGGCCGGTCTCCTCACCGTATCCGCGGTGTTCGCGGCGGTGGCGCTCGCCTTCACCGGCACCTACCCGCGTGACATCCATGCCCTGGTCGCCGGGCTGAACCGTTGGGTTCTGCGCGTGGCGGCCTACGCGGCGCTGATGACCGACACCTATCCGCCGTTCCGGCTCGACCTGGGCGGAAGCGAGCCGTCGGCAGACTGA
- a CDS encoding CBS domain-containing protein, which produces MSQRAPHHVVGDVMTSTVVAVGPDALFKEITGAMEQWRVTAVPVLDEQGRVVGVVSEADLLHKEELRDSEATLVGQREHLTDWAKAGGVTARDLMTTPAVTVPSDASLPQAARLMAQHAVKRLPVVDAHGVLKGIVSRSDLLKIFLRTDEDLAAEVRREVVDRFLPVSRPGIGVTVDKGRVTLTGPVADPALIPVVERLARAVEGVVDVRCDLIAPTTATGRGDR; this is translated from the coding sequence ATGAGCCAGCGTGCACCCCACCACGTGGTCGGCGACGTGATGACGTCGACCGTCGTCGCCGTCGGACCGGACGCGCTCTTCAAGGAGATCACGGGGGCCATGGAGCAGTGGCGGGTCACCGCCGTGCCCGTCCTGGACGAGCAGGGGCGGGTCGTCGGGGTGGTCTCCGAGGCGGATCTGCTGCACAAGGAGGAGCTGCGCGACAGCGAGGCGACCCTCGTCGGGCAGCGGGAGCACCTGACCGACTGGGCCAAGGCGGGCGGCGTCACGGCGCGGGACCTGATGACGACGCCCGCGGTCACCGTGCCGTCCGACGCCTCGCTCCCCCAGGCCGCGCGCCTGATGGCGCAGCACGCGGTCAAACGTCTGCCGGTGGTGGACGCGCACGGTGTCCTGAAGGGCATCGTCAGCCGCTCGGACCTGCTCAAGATCTTCCTGCGCACCGACGAGGACCTGGCGGCCGAGGTGCGGCGCGAGGTGGTCGACCGCTTCCTGCCCGTCTCCCGCCCCGGCATCGGGGTCACCGTCGACAAGGGGCGCGTCACCCTCACCGGGCCGGTCGCCGACCCCGCGCTCATCCCGGTCGTCGAACGACTCGCACGGGCGGTGGAAGGCGTCGTCGACGTGCGCTGCGACCTCATCGCCCCCACGACCGCCACCGGCCGTGGTGATCGGTGA